Genomic window (Magnolia sinica isolate HGM2019 chromosome 6, MsV1, whole genome shotgun sequence):
ATGATGAAGTGAACGTCAATGAGCACGCTGAGAATGAGGGGTTGTTGGGACATGCTCACCCACAGATGCATAGTTTGCTGATGAGCATGTAGGACGTAGTTAAATGATTTAAACCGCCCACATGCTCTTAACCGTCAATATGTTGATTCTCACCATGAAAAAGATTGTAAAGtatttttcatgatccatgcaacTGTAGATGAGGACTTGAGGTGCCGGACAGCAACCTGACAGACATAACATGTCTGTGCAGTATATAATGATACAACTGTTACAACATGAGTTGGACTCCACAGTATGCTTAGCTACACCATGTTAAAAGGTGGTGACTGTATGTTGCATGCAAGTACATCAGTCTAGACTGTCAATACTGTGGGCCTCCATGAATTCCACACCGACTGAATGACTCATGACTGTTCAAATATCAGATGGACAGCAGAAAAGGAAATTATCAGTGATCCAAAATGGGCAAGAAGTAATGGTTAATGCCATCCCTTGTTAATTCAGAAATCGCTGCTTCTACAATAGGGCCCACGATTTgggtggtggatgagtcactgccaTTTAAAATAGCGGGGGATGAACATACATGGCTCTAGCTCTTCAAATACTAGTACTATTTTGTAAAAGCATTAGATTTGTAGAAAAATAGCTAGATAAATACATTAAGAATAGAGGAATGATTGCCCCTAATGCACTGAATGTGAAGTCACATGCAATGATTGCACATTTGACAATGTGCCACTTCTGTAGGACATCCAAGCACAAAAGGCAGGCCAACTCGCCAGGcagcccactcatcaggtggccccCTAATAGGCTACTGTTGTAGGCAAATATACTACCCCCCACTCATCATCAGAAAAGAATAAGATTTCTAAGAAGCGTAGACGGTTTGAGCGGCCCCATGTGCAAAAGAAACCTTGTGTTAAGCAATTTTTAGGCTTTTATCTGTCACAATATGGGGGCACGGCTTTGAAGCTAAGCAAAACACCTATGTTTTAGGAAAGATAGTTCTTACGTAATTATGTATCCTATTTTGTAGGAAAGAGTTTCCAAGAAGTTGGAATCCTTTAAAAGGCCTGTCATTGGTTAGCAACTGGGTCCATTTTTAGTACAGTTATTAATGTCAAAAGTGGACAACTTTAGTAAATATTGTGTTTTAGTGTTTCTTTTACACCACATGTGGGATCCAGAGATGTGTGCATATGTACAAAGAATTGGAGTTGGAACCAATAGAAGCACTTTTGGATGTTAGAAGAGTAAGACttttcttctctcatttctttGCAAAGGGTCTATACATCCCCACAGTTGGGATCTACGTAGGAATAGGGGGTGAAATTTCCTCTTGTTGTCAAATCTCAGTTATTATCTTTCCATTCTTCCATCCACATTCGACACAAAGATCACCTGGTGCAAAACTCACAGCAGCCTAGTCATCAGGgtcacacatgtacattgaatcaGACTGTCAGAAAATATAGTTTAAACTGCCCGTCATTTTCATACATGTGaatcccacctgatgaatggactagcTTGATTTTTGTACTTGGTGATCTTCGTGGTGGAGTCCACCTTTCGCATAGCTAGCTACATCTGACACATTGGCATGTATGCGTTGTACTGTATTTGTTCCtcccatgaaatgcattataaGTGATCattagataataataataataataaacaaagaaagaaagaaagcattATTGTATATTCCATTACCTATTCTTCAAGAGCAAATCCAGTTCTGTCATGTGTACTGAATCAGCATATACTCCAACCTGCATGCTTAAGAACCAAGAAAATAAGATCTGGCAGAGGACAAATGTAGCAATTCTGCATACTTTGGTTTTAATTTCATCTGTTTGCTGGAATATCTCCATGCTAAAGAAATGAAAGACTGTCTCACTGTTGAGAAAACTGTCTAGCCATCATGATAGATGGGATTGGCATCTCTCTGCCACATAATTTGCTAGAGATATCCATAGGAAATATTAAAGCACTCAACATGACAATTCACAAAACTCcatctttgtattttttttaagagAGTACAAATTTTGCTAAATAAAAAGATTGAAGTACGAAGATGCCTTCGATTACAAAGACCAGTAAAAACCTTGCAAATTCTTGTGGAATTAGAGTTTGGAGTTCTAACTCAGTGCCTGGGAACCGAGCCTGACTCGATGAATTTCTGAGTCAATCAGCAATCCTATATGGTGTGGCTCAGTAGAATTAACTCATATATTGATGCATACATGATCTAACAGAAGAACTTCATCCTTTTGGTTGAAAAATCTCAAACAATTAGAACTTCACACAAGTTTCATTTTGGACACATGCATACACATTGTGAACGTTGTTTCAGACTCCACTTCATGGCATCCAACTTAACCAGTTTAggtaaattgaaaaaaaaaaaaaaaaaaaacactgaagcCTTGAAAATTGGTTATCAAGTGCCTAGAAATTTTTGGGCTAGTTTCATGCTTAGTTCCTTGTTTTTAGGTTGGTTATGACGACCAATTTTGTTAGGAGTATGCCCCCGCTGAAGTCCGTTTCCTCATTTCACTGGGGATTAGGGATTGAGTCCATACAAATATGGGTTACTGAGTCAGTAAAGACGGGTTCTTTTGAttgattaaataaaattcattttaCAGGCTATATTTGGACCCTCCCCTTCCCTTTCCTTCCCTGGAGCAGTAGACATCAAAGCCAGTCTCACGTGACAGAAGCTACCAAATCCAGCCAGTAGTGAACCAATAGACCTTGTAGTGAATGATTTGGGAAAATGATATGATGCTTTTTTCATATGCATCCCTGACACAGGACTAGATCAGTCAAAATTACAACAATACAGTGTATGCATAGTGATATGTGCTGCTGCATAATGTCCTGGAATCCACAGAAACATGCTCCAATACCATTATTGAAAATTGTGCCCAAGCACTTTATGAAGGCAATTGCAGCATCCGCAAAGGCTGTTGTGCAGCTGGAGTTCACGTAGCTGCTGCTCACACAGTTATCCCTGCTAACCCGGACCTCATGCAGCAGGGTCAAGACACCTTGAATATGGAGCATTGTAAAGAAATGCACATCCACACTAGAGATCAATGGGTGAAGGGAAGCAGCAGCCAGAAATGTGGAGGCAGTGGCAAATATAGACTCCTCTAATGATGAGAAATCTCTACCAGATTAGCATACCTTTTTTAAAAGATCTCCAATTGATCGTGGATTGCTTCATTCATACATTGTCCGCAACGTcccttgaaatttcatcatagaATTGATATATGCATTGAAGAAGCAAGAAAGGATCGGAAAGGGGCAAAGTGCCAATCAACAATACCCTGTTTTTGTCACTTATTTTGTTGGCCACTCTCTTAAGAATGTTGGTGATATCAGAATTTTTAGGATTGACATTAGCACACGCTTTTAAGGTAGTTGGTAATTCACCATTATGAATGATCTCGTGGTTCCCTTCATGTGGTAGGGGAGGCTTCTTGATCTAATACTTCCTAGGGGAGCTGGTTCATGCGAGCGTAATGTGCCATGGAATGTTGAATTGTATTCATAGAATGTAATGGAACTCCACTTGGTAGCAACGAGCCAGCTGCCCCTAAGCTCAGGTGAAGCAATGAAAGAAGAGGCTTGATGTGAAGCCAGTTTTTCAAGCTTTGCCAAACAAATAATGGAAATTCGTGTTTTGAGTCTTGGGTGAAATAGGATTCCAAAAGCCAACCCAAATAGCCGGGACAAGGCTATGGTGATGAGGACCACTTCCAAATGATGTTGAATGGCATGAAATCAGCCCCAATTGAAAGCCTATTGAGTTAGCTTTAGAATGAGCCCAATACCGCTTGATTCATACGAGATTTGAGGAAGTTATGAGCCAAACAAGTTAGGGTGTAGGAGTCTAATGCAAATGTAAATTTGCTTTCATTTCAATAAGTTACTTATTAGGAGTTTTTTTACTACTATTATCCAGAGTTTTtagttggattttatttttatctcaGAAAAGAAAAGATACATTGGTTTAGGGATTATTTTAAGTTAGTCGTAAGCCTGGGATTAGATTGAATGAACAACTAGGAGAAgtttagtttttgtttttcctATGCTTTGGGGAAAATATGCCACACCCCGAAATCTGGGTACCTGAGTAAGGCTACTCAAGACCCAAATCCCAAGAACATAAACTAAATACTAAGTTCTTCCATGATGTAGCCAATGCCAGGGCTAGAACTAACTCAATCTCCTCCTTTAGTGTTGGTGAGGAGATTGTGACGTACAAAAGCTCCATTTGccaagccattgaaaatttttactcTAATCTATTGTCTTTTGATCAGTTGTCTCGCCCTCGTATAGATGACATGTCATTCTGATCCTCGTCTAATAAGGATGTTTTGGCCCTCTAAAAACCTGTGGATCTTGACAAAATTAAAGATGCACTGTGGAGTCTTGGAACGCATAAGGCTCCTGGTGTAAACGGTTTTCCAATGGCTTTCTTTCAATCATTTTGGGACCTTTTGAAGGGTGATCTACTTTCCTTTGTTGtcaatttctttaaaaataataggCTGGCGACTGAGCTGGGTAGTACCTTCATAGCCCTAATTCCAAATTTGGAAGGTGCTCAAAATCAAAAGGATTTCCGCCCTATTAGCCTCCTTGGTGGCCCATataaaattatctccaaaattttGGGACAAAGGCTTATGATGGCAATCCCTAAGGTTATCTTTCCCTTCCAATTTACTTTTGTTGAAGATCGTCATATTCTGGATTGTGTGCTGATAGCTAATGAATGTCTGCATTCTTGTGCTCAAGCCAAGAAACCGGGGATTATCTTTAAGCTGGATATTGAAAAAACATATGACCATGTTGATTGGTCCTTTTTGGACTATCCGTTACAAAGAATAGGCTTTGGGCCTAAATGGAGGGGTAGTATTAGAGTTtgtatttcttctccaaaatTGTCGGTGCTTGTTAATGGCTCCCCCTTTAGTTTTTTCAGAGCTTCCAAAGGGCTTTGGCAAGGTGACCCCATGTCCCCTCTCCTTTTTGTTATTGTTACCGAAGCTCTAAGTGGGATGTTATCGAGGGGGCAAGATGTGTGTCTTTTTAGAGGTTTTCGGTTGAAAATTTCCACTTCTTGATCACCCACCTCCAATTTGCTGATGATACGCTTCTGTTTTGCGAAGTTGATGATCATATGGTTAATTTTCTAGGAATGATAATCTGCTGGTTTGAGGTtgttttagggctgaaagtcaactTATCTAAAAGTGAAGTCTTTGGGATCAATATCCCTAGTGAGGTAACTGTATTTCTAGCTACTTCCTTTGGTTGCAAGGTAAGCAAACTTCTCACTTCTTATTTTGGTTTGCCCCTGTGCATTAGCAAACCTCCTTTAGCTCTCTGGGATAATTTGATCGAAAGAATGGAAAGGAGGCTTTTGAATTGGAAATTGAATTTTCTATCGCTGGGAGGCAGATTGAATTTGATAAAGGCTTCTCTTTCTAATCTGCCTACTTACCTTCTCTCCTTGTTTAAATGCCTGAAGTTTGCCTGGTCGAGCATTTTGCGTATGGCTAGATTCTCTTGGTCAATGCCAAATTTTGGTGGAACTTCTATTCTATAAATGGCATGGGGAGCCTGGGGCAGGCCTTGAGAAAAGGAAATGGAGGACCCTTCTTTTAGCTGTGTTGTGGGCTATTTgggctgaaagaaaaaatcgctGCTTTCAGAATATCAGTGTGTCTGTGGCATGGGTTTTCTCTAGAGTTCTGGTGCTCTTTAGGGATTGGGCTCCTTGGTTTTTCTGATGCCAGTTGTGGGACTGGTTGTTGTAGTTGTCTAGATTCTTAGGTTTTCATTTTCGGTTTTAGTTTTCTGTTTGTTCTTGTTGCTTTCTGTTTTCGTTTCTTGCTGCTTTCTGTTTTCGTTTCTTATTGCTTTCTGCTCTTCTTTCTTGTTTTTTGGCTTTGTGCTTGTTTTTAGCAATAAAtcatcacctttcaaaaaaaataaattgaacatAAATCCTAAATTTCTaggaaaatcttgttgaaaaacaatCAAGGAAAACAATGTTCTCTTTCCCACAGTTTCCTATAAATAAGTTTCTCAAGAAATATTATTTCCTTTCATGTGCTTTATACGTATCCAAACAGGTCCCAAATGAAGTCACAGAAATTTGGGAAGTATAAAATGTGGATGTCGTCCAACGTATAGTTTAGATTTCACTTGCAAAAAGTCTGCAAATGGCTTAGATTTTACCCGAAAAAAGCATTCTTCTGTATATACCCCGCAATACCTTtcgtctcttttctttctctgcaTGTAGCCCACagctagtctctctctctccttagtcCTTCCCCTCCCTTATGATCTCTGTggatttctctcttccttcctctctccacatgcattgcacatgccATGCCCCTAGCGTGGATATGAAATTTAAAGTTTAGCAGTGTAAGGTGGTAATCCTTTCATTGAGTACATCTCAAGGTTAAATACTCATGCATCAGCTAAGCCTCAGGGCTTATCATGCCTCCATTGTACGAATGTAGATGCACTCGACACACATTCTACTCATTTTTAGAAGCAGTGAAATGCAAGCAAAACCTAACCACAGTCAACAATGGAGCGAGTAGAGGTTCTCGATCAGATGACCAGAACCACGCAAGCAATGCAAGTTGTTAATCTGGACACTTTCCAGTATCTCCCAGCTTTACCTGTGTACATTTAAATTGTAATGTAGCAAGCACAATGTTTAAAACATATTCATAATTCTGATGGAGCTATACAGGTTATTGTGAGAGAAAACATTAAACATATTCATAATTCTGATAGAGCCATACTGGTTATTGTGAGAGGAAACATTAATGTCTTCCCCTTCAGCAAAATTTGAACTGAAAGCAAGATAAGACGTACCGCTCTACAAATAGGACACTTTGATTCTGGATGTGCAGCCTTAAGGCCTTCGAAAAGTAGAACAGAAGCTGCAGAACAAACACAGCCTTTACAGAAAAGATGACCACAGCTCAGAGCATAAGGATTGAAAACAATGTCCTGTGATTCCAGCACCCAAAGAAGAGTAAGTGCAACCCTCATCCCAACAAAAaggtaaaagaaaaataaattagaatatCTAAGAAATTTCAGGAGAAAATAACCAGAAAGCCACTGAAACTTAGGGATGAGTAGAGAAGGAAAATGCAACGAAAACTAGAAAGCACCTAAGATAGCAATCGAATGAGACGAATGACAAAATGTACAATTATTGCCAATAAGATAAAAGACATCCATTTACAAAATGTACAGAAAGGACATAGCACATGCAGAGAAATCAAACATTGCAGAATATCCTAAATAAGTTGATATTGATGAACACAAAAAAAACATGATCATGAAAGCATGGacttgaattttaaaataaaaaataaaaaattgttgagATTTCAACTTCAACATAACCAGTTACCAGTGAGAGAAAGCGTCCCAATGAAAAATCATGGTTATGTTCTCTCAAATGGTACCAAGAACCAGGATACTTCCCAATAGTTTCTAAGAGACAGGAATGTGAACCATTAAGAGAAAGAGTCCTGTTGAAAAATCCTGGGTATGTCAGGCTTCTGTCTCAAATGTACCAAAAACCAGGATACTTCTCTAAGGTTTCTAAGAGAGAGGAGAATGAACCATTGAGAGAAAGTCCTATTGAAAAATCATGGGAAGGTCATACCTCAGTCTCAAATGGTACCAAGAACGTAAAGTTTCAAAGAGATGGGAGCATGAACTAAGTATGAGTAATGGAAGAAAAGAATCACCCACAAGAATTTTGAAAAAAGCTCTCAATTTCTTCCATTAACAAAACTATTTACCATCCTGAAAAGCATTTATAACGtcaataaattattttattgatGCCAGGATAAGAAATTCCATGTTTTATTCAACAGAAAGAGAGACCCTACCAAGCAAATAGCACAGGTCAGACTGTACTCAAGCTTAACAGAGTCTGAAAGTGTCAATGTCATTACGGATCGAGTATCACTGAGATCACAAGAGAATTTACTGAAGAACTGCCCAGATTCTCCATCATCTGACCCACGGCAATTTAGATAGAATGCGCCCAGTTCTATAAGCCAAGGTGACTGCAAAAGTTCTATGTGTTTCGCCTGCATCTTGGTCTTGAAATTTCTGCCATTTACAGAACAATGCACCTGCCAGGTACAGTTGATTTATTTTAATCTTCTTCCTCCTTACAGTCGAATATTTTGTGTTTCATGGTACAGAAAAATAAATCcgaagaggaattatatgatcatcAAAAAAAGGATATGCTTAGTgcgtttcagtttgtacaaggtCACCCCATGGTTCAGTGACCAGAcgattgatctgatgggccccacagttaatgaatcatgcaccaaaAATATCCCAGATCGGAAGATCCTACCCATCCAAACTTTGGCCTGTTCAGTTGAGTGCGAGGACCATAGTTGTTATATATCAACTGCCTATTTGCAGACCCCCAATCAAAAGGTTAAAATTCTACCATTGAGGAAATTTCTGCTATCAGATTAATGGTATTCTATTACCAAACCATGCATCCTTTCTTGTAAAAATTATGAACCTGAGGCTACTATACATATCCTCAGTGAAGGATCAGATAATTCGTCAATGCAAAACACTGCAGATAGCAACCAAGGAATGGTCATATAGTCCCATTAGATACTTACTTTATCATATTTCTTTAGAATTTTCCGTATGGCAATGGCGTTCATTGTAACATATTCAATTAATAACTGCCCTTCTTTGACCATGGTTTGCTGATCATCCGTGAAACAATGTCGCAGGCGCCACATGTATCTCAACAATCCAGTGGACACGTGAAGATGTAGGAGGTGCCTTACTCTTGAACTAAAACAGCCAGCTATTGCAGAAGCCTCCTTTGTCAATTCAGAAAAGAACATCTGATCACACACTACAAAACAAGCATTCTTTAGTACCAAGAATCCTGTTAGCGGTTGTTTGGGGTGAGGGATTTGAGGCAGGGATTAATGAAATCCACAGATTTCAAATCTCCTATGCTTCTTTATTATTGGGGATTTGCCAAATCCGTGGATTTCCCAAATCACGCCTCCATAAATCCATGGCTTGCGGCACATACAAGTCCCAAAAAAATCTAAAGACTTGGCAAATCCTCAAAATGAGACTCTTATAAGAGCAAAAAAGGAAATTTCTTAGCAGCGGATGCTCTACCACTACAATAAATGATCATCCATGGATTTGTGGTTTGATTCCCAAATACTGGACTTCGGaatttgccaaatccaaatccaatttaAATCAACGAATTTAATGGATTCACCAAATTCACATTCTCATTTCCTTGATCCCAATCTTTCAACAACAAAAAATCCTTGATCCCAAACAGGTCCTTAATAAACTTCAATTCTGGCAAGAGCAACGAAAGAAGTTGCATGTGTTACACATAGAAAAAATAATGTGTTAACTATGGGAAGTCCAAGAAATGATATGCACCATTCTCTTACCAGCACTTCTTTGCTGCTTTTGGAAGAACAAAAGGCAACCaatattaaaagaaaatattGTGTAACAAAGGATAGAGACCtgaagtagggctgtcaatgggtcacGTTTGGGTTGGGTCCTAGAGTTCCCTCACACAGGTTGGTTAGAGTTGGTCTGGACAGGTCCCACTTTCAGGTCCAGGTCTCGTTTTTGAGGACCTAGATGTGATTAGGTTCGGGTACACATCAGATACCCATCGGGTCTTTGCACCTTGGTCTCATATAAGGTCCACATCAAATAGAGCATTTAAATGCTCGGGCCACCCAAATGGATGGATTAGTTCACATGAGTGTGCCACTTTGACATATGAGTGTAAATGGCTCGCTTACATGCGTATGGGTAAACAAACCTCTTTTCATTGCTAGAATACTTCTATATATCCAATAAATATAAGATTACTATCGAAATTAACTGGAACCAGCATGACCAGATTTTATTCAGGTCGAAGATGGTGGCTACACAAACCCTCTTTTCATTGCCAGAATACTTCTATATATCCAATAAATATAAGATTACTATTGAAATTAACTGGACCCAGTCCAACCAGATTTTATCCAGGTCGAAGATGGTGCACCTGAACTGAACTCATTGAGAGTTGAGACCTATTTTTAAAACCTGGCCCAACATGGCAGACCCATTTTTTAATTTCAGATCCTAACTTGTGGTAGTGGGCCAAATGATTGTAGTATTGACCATATTAGCCAATACCATCGATATCACACAGTAATGATACGAAAATGGGTTGTAATTAGGAAACTTCTCAGTATTGATCGATATATTGCAATTTATCATAATGTAATGATGATATACTGATACATTGCGATATTCTGAAAATATCACTGTTATAAATTCCCCAATAACATCGATAAGTATCACATGTATGATGTATCAATACGCATCAACGATATCGCACTTGCCTTGGGCCTTTCCaaagaatttgaaaaaaaaaaatgctgaaaatccatgaaaaaatgattttctctataaataataaactctGGGATTATGTTGCTACGGGATTTCAACCGATCCTCTTCATTTTGTATGAAGAGAAAATGGGATTTGGGTGCAGAAATCGAGATCGGAAAGTGTGTAGTACCAGAAAACCAAGCAGTGAGTTTTTGCTAATTTAAACTGTTTTTTCTTGTTTAAATTGCTTAGAATCTATAGAATGAAGTTGGTAATCCATGAATTTGCATGTTTTTTAATGCTCAATCATAGATTTTGACCTCCAATTTTTGAATTTGGGGAAAACGAAAGAACTtgggaaaaatctaaaattttccaaatttcatcCATTCAACTTGTGCTTAAGAGTATGGAACACCATATAAGAGTGTTTGAGGGACAATCTACAGTTGACAGaactttttgaaatttttgaaaaaaaaaaaaattaaaaatatcaataagtaaatttttatttatttttaaaaaattacattgACTAGATGTTATTTGTGCCTtatattgatatatttatgggTGTATGTTGAATGTTGATCTCAACATCAGCTAAACTCCTTTACTTATTtcgaaaaataaaattataatattaaaaaatatatagaaaataattttagaatatattttttaaataaatgcaTTGTATATTCTAGGACAGATTTGATTTTGAATGTATTTGTTGTGTATTCATACTTGTCTTCTATGATTTAAATTATAttaattgattttgaatatagttgcatagTTTAGGACCTatcatgtgcacttgttttttatgATTTGTTGAGTTTTGAGTGTACGTTAATGTCTTTGTTAAAATCCCttgaatttcattgaaaaaatcgactaatttccaatgtttctcaaaaacaacgatacattatgtgatacatgtgatatttcacAAGTGATACCAGATATGTTTTTCTAtctcaagggtgtgatacatgcaTTGATACAGAAACTAAAAACACTGAGTGGGCTAACCTGAATTTCACCCGAGTAGACCTCCATGGTGTGGCACACCTTTTGCACAATTTAGAAGCTTAACATAAGTGAGATTTTCCCATACCAAGCTTGGATGTGACAATTTCTCATCCTCACAAATTATAAGATTGAGAAGACAAGCATCATAAAAGATTATCAGAATCATTGAGTATTTAGATACTTAGACAATCTGATGTAGCCATGCAGGCCCACAGCCCACCATAGGGCACAGCATGTGCTAATTTTTTactgtttatttatagatttggggccTAAATATCAAAAGCTACAATTTATTATTTGTAGGAgatatgtgatggatgatataggGTTGAGTTAAACatatgattgaagattttgagagTTATTTTCTAGATTTGTTTTTACCATTATTAGGCCTGTTGCCATATTAGGCAGATTATATTAACaattagattgatttcaaatcaatctaatagttGGGGGAGgatttcattaaagattcatctAAGGTCTATAAAAGGGGGTTGTGCAAGAGGAGTGTGAGTTTTTCTTTAGGATTGTAAGAAGAatgttgatatcaataaagtatTTCTTcctctctactcaaatattcttgtgggtgtactcttgTCCATGCCTTTGCAATTCAGGTATGGAGATCTCATCGACTTGATAATCGGGTCGCACCATAATCATCAAATTCAGATAGACTGAGTAGTCATAAACAGATGGTGCCAATAAGTTGGATGGCCCGGATTCAACAATGCAATCACCAATCTTTGCAATTATAGAATCGAACGATCGACACACTGAAAAAATCATCAAACTCTATAAAAATCAATGTTGCAGGATAAGAAGAAGACGTACGTGGACAAGATTCACACCGGCAGTGCGACAATTCACCGCCACTCTTCTCTTCGTCCACGTCCTGCGCTGCAGACGAAGATGCTGACGCGCGGCAGATCCGACAGCTCTTGAGAACCTTCTTCAGCCGCTTGTATGGGACGTGCGAGCATTTATCAAGAAACCGCTCCTGATCTCCGTGGAGATACTCCGTGAAAGTCTCTCCAAACTTCATCGCTTCTcagagggaaaaaaaacaaaaaagaaagaaaatagatttGACAGATTTCGATTCTTCACAGCTCAAAACCCTAGGAAAAAGGAGAAAAggggagaaaaaagaaaaattcctGTTTTACGTATTTATTTTCTTCATAGAAGAGGAAaacgggattttttttttttctatctggAATTCTGCAATCCCTTTTGTGAATTTAagatcttattttttttttagattttacagaaaattcaaagaaaatgaaaggaagagagagatccTTAATGCGAGGAAAAGCCCGCGCTTTTTCCGATTTTGATTGGGGAGAGGGGAGGTTCCTGGAACCCGGGACGGGCATCGTCGAACAGAGAACTGATGTTGGTACTCTGTATATACGCGGCAAAACTctgggccccacaatggtgtttttatcttatctacaccgttcatctatttttatagatcatttcattaaattatcccaaaaatgatagatatctaaagctaaagtggaccacaccatgtgaaacagtgaagattgaaatcttaccattgaaaacttctttagagcTAGAgatattttggatcaagctgatatttgtgttttcccattgtcCATGTCTTCGTCACCTTATTaaaatgttggatggaaaataaacattatggtgtgctctaggaaggtttaaacggtgagcattcaatgtCCGTTAATTTCCtgtcttgtggtccacttgagatttggatctgactcatttttgggctcatacgataaaataatcttgaaaaatagatgaacagcgtggata
Coding sequences:
- the LOC131249160 gene encoding probable E3 ubiquitin-protein ligase BAH1-like 1 isoform X3; amino-acid sequence: MKFGETFTEYLHGDQERFLDKCSHVPYKRLKKVLKSCRICRASASSSAAQDVDEEKSGGELSHCRCESCPLCDQMFFSELTKEASAIAGCFSSRVRHLLHLHVSTGLLRYMWRLRHCFTDDQQTMVKEGQLLIEYVTMNAIAIRKILKKYDKVHCSVNGRNFKTKMQAKHIELLQSPWLIELGAFYLNCRGSDDGESGQFFSKFSCDLSDTRSVMTLTLSDSVKLEYSLTCAICLDIVFNPYALSCGHLFCKGCVCSAASVLLFEGLKAAHPESKCPICRAVGVYADSVHMTELDLLLKNSKLCICG
- the LOC131249160 gene encoding probable E3 ubiquitin-protein ligase BAH1-like 1 isoform X6 yields the protein MKFGETFTEYLHGDQERFLDKCSHVPYKRLKKVLKSCRICRASASSSAAQDVDEEKSGGELSHCRCESCPLCDQMFFSELTKEASAIAGCFSSRVRHLLHLHVSTGLLRYMWRLRHCFTDDQQTMVKEGQLLIEYVTMNAIAIRKILKKYDKVHCSVNGRNFKTKMQAKHIELLQSPWLIELGAFYLNCRGSDDGESGQFFSKFSCDLSDTRSVMTLTLSDSVKLEYSLTCAICLVGVYADSVHMTELDLLLKNSKLCICG
- the LOC131249160 gene encoding probable E3 ubiquitin-protein ligase BAH1-like 1 isoform X4, which encodes MKFGETFTEYLHGDQERFLDKCSHVPYKRLKKVLKSCRICRASASSSAAQDVDEEKSGGELSHCRCESCPLCDQMFFSELTKEASAIAGCFSSRVRHLLHLHVSTGLLRYMWRLRHCFTDDQQTMVKEGQLLIEYVTMNAIAIRKILKKYDKVHCSVNGRNFKTKMQAKHIELLQSPWLIELGAFYLNCRGSDDGESGQFFSKFSCDLSDTRSVMTLTLSDSVKLEYSLTCAICLVGVYADSVHMTELDLLLKNRCKAYWKERMRSERAEMVKQSKMYWDSQTKFAIGY
- the LOC131249160 gene encoding probable E3 ubiquitin-protein ligase BAH1-like 1 isoform X1, whose protein sequence is MKFGETFTEYLHGDQERFLDKCSHVPYKRLKKVLKSCRICRASASSSAAQDVDEEKSGGELSHCRCESCPLCDQMFFSELTKEASAIAGCFSSRVRHLLHLHVSTGLLRYMWRLRHCFTDDQQTMVKEGQLLIEYVTMNAIAIRKILKKYDKVHCSVNGRNFKTKMQAKHIELLQSPWLIELGAFYLNCRGSDDGESGQFFSKFSCDLSDTRSVMTLTLSDSVKLEYSLTCAICLDIVFNPYALSCGHLFCKGCVCSAASVLLFEGLKAAHPESKCPICRAVGVYADSVHMTELDLLLKNRCKAYWKERMRSERAEMVKQSKMYWDSQTKFAIGY
- the LOC131249160 gene encoding probable E3 ubiquitin-protein ligase BAH1-like 1 isoform X2, with amino-acid sequence MKFGETFTEYLHGDQERFLDKCSHVPYKRLKKVLKSCRICRASASSSAAQDVDEEKSGGELSHCRCESCPLCDQMFFSELTKEASAIAGCFSSRVRHLLHLHVSTGLLRYMWRLRHCFTDDQQTMVKEGQLLIEYVTMNAIAIRKILKKYDKVHCSVNGRNFKTKMQAKHIELLQSPWLIELGAFYLNCRGSDDGESGQFFSKFSCDLSDTRSVMTLTLSDSVKLEYSLTCAICLDIVFNPYALSCGHLFCKGCVCSAASVLLFEGLKAAHPESKCPICRAVGVYADSVHMTELDLLLKNRLCSVKWAPKFR
- the LOC131249160 gene encoding probable E3 ubiquitin-protein ligase BAH1-like 1 isoform X5, coding for MKFGETFTEYLHGDQERFLDKCSHVPYKRLKKVLKSCRICRASASSSAAQDVDEEKSGGELSHCRCESCPLCDQMFFSELTKEASAIAGCFSSRVRHLLHLHVSTGLLRYMWRLRHCFTDDQQTMVKEGQLLIEYVTMNAIAIRKILKKYDKVHCSVNGRNFKTKMQAKHIELLQSPWLIELGAFYLNCRGSDDGESGQFFSKFSCDLSDTRSVMTLTLSDSVKLEYSLTCAICLVGVYADSVHMTELDLLLKNRLCSVKWAPKFR